A genomic window from Yarrowia lipolytica chromosome 1D, complete sequence includes:
- a CDS encoding uncharacterized protein (Compare to YALI0D08294g, similar to Saccharomyces cerevisiae NUP120 (YKL057C); ancestral locus Anc_2.582, weakly similar to uniprot|P35729 Saccharomyces cerevisiae YKL057c NUP120 nuclear pore protein): MVAKTFREEPVGGTHQQVEYLFPNVEIDGSKLITKKVVDERKRKLESDDAEEVFLRRYVSKEGQMFQSSTNGEFSVRFFDESHIMEVTGVNHDRKSVRIYFPEGLQNHCTCVTEKDGVLYIDSISNSFLLYSVKLPFALFNEDNTEHYDTSRFFQQQEDYGIRSRKPLLLKSLKGQSNELVLSLCDGGLMKLERQEKNGLFLTSLFSDPSYLTSLKDRFFSKDKIASMPHLSIHAIISMTNFENHLLTVSVNQTLKKWDLNTLTGTEIKFDSDKSKLDTEPVTRVCASGEFFITFCGETIYFWDQNFVQVFSSKIPDIGLWSLKDMAFRQNEGQFEVSTVWMSGVSHVVKKATVNRNGDIQWSECGTPLRMLPPLTVHDYERAVSLYSVPLLKAALSIFSRHGGGGNTISEAISSQLRLYTNHSGPDYTGYAKDQVEAWSKFEGICQELSRQASACIGSSLSGAQIYILTGTGVSTIRPSTELEKLYDERNIDGSNLSKLMFTIDRFTQQLTNRARRNIVSFMEEDILALPHYSQGNRMADMMNVLIKEVPKLAYKKLFDSFNGVYNLLDTFDDLAAVMDTSRGSIDTAYVMCLDALVSLLLIYNRDGDETGLDKNRVVRVFVRFMNHFRTFTIARECAFQQGERYGTLDNFSETRFFEVLARLPADRAAKLTRFLNTDRPSRFVKGLILLRMGESRKAKRCFFEGEFPSDDTLSHFGLPARGQDSYYEYTSKVIAGLGFNELAVIFASRVTNPDTACLINKFRYALAARNYDVAYYTAIAELKHKDNVAELILDMAKHQPLRLLTYPFTSYHPLVDAILASSSLPNKYKLLYAWRVSREDLKGAACALYEQLLTVKQGIDQGMSEKKTYVAELYSSILNVLALQGKDDAWFVSNGKVHTLQDVENEHSQWLAGMVREMKLVLR; this comes from the coding sequence ATGGTGGCGAAAACGTTTCGAGAGGAGCCCGTCGGCGGCACCCATCAACAAGTGGAATACTTGTTTCCCAACGTGGAGATTGATGGCTCGAAATTGATCACgaaaaaggtggtggacgaAAGAAAGCGAAAACTGGAATCTGACGATGCCGAGGAGGTGTTTCTGCGACGCTACGTGTCCAAGGAAGGGCAGATGTTCCAGAGCTCGACCAATGGCGAGTTTTCTGTGCGCTTCTTCGACGAGTCGCACATCATGGAGGTGACTGGAGTGAATCACGATCGCAAGAGTGTGCGTATCTATTTTCCCGAGGGACTACAGAACCATTGCACGTGTGTGACTGAAAAGGATGGGGTTCTTTACATTGATTCCATTTCAAACAGCTTTCTGCTGTACAGCGTGAAGCTGCCATTTGCTCTGTTCAATGAGGACAACACCGAGCATTACGACACCTCACGGTTCtttcagcagcaggaggacTACGGCATTCGAAGCCGAAAGCCGCTTCTTCTCAAGTCGCTCAAGGGCCAGTCCAACGAACTTGTGCTATCTTTATGCGACGGAGGACTCATGAAATTGGAACGACAAGAGAAGAACGGCCTGTTTCTGACATCGTTATTTTCCGACCCCTCGTATCTCACGAGCCTCAAGGACCGGTTCTTCAGCAAGGACAAGATTGCGTCCATGCCGCATCTCAGCATCCACGCTATTATCTCTATGACAAACTTTGAGAACCACCTGTTGACCGTGTCTGTCAACCAGACTCTCAAAAAGTGGGATCTGAATACTCTCACCGGCACAGAAATCAAGTTTGACAGCGACAAGAGCAAACTCGACACTGAGCCTGTCACTCGAGTGTGTGCGTCGGGCGAGTTCTTCATCACCTTTTGTGGAGAAACCATCTACTTCTGGGATCAAAACTTCGTCCAGGTCTTCTCGTCCAAGATCCCAGACATTGGACTATGGTCGCTAAAGGACATGGCGTTCCGTCAAAACGAGGGTCAGTTCGAGGTCTCCACCGTGTGGATGTCTGGTGTGTCCCACGTTGTCAAGAAGGCTACAGTAAACAGAAATGGAGACATCCAGTGGTCTGAGTGTGGAACACCTCTTCGAATGCTCCCACCACTCACAGTCCACGACTACGAGCGTGCCGTCTCTCTTTACAGCGTGCCCCTtctcaaggctgctctttccatcttctctcgacatggaggaggaggaaacaCCATCAGTGAAGCCATCTCGTCACAGCTCAGACTCTACACTAACCACAGCGGTCCCGACTACACTGGCTACGCCAAGGACCAGGTTGAGGCTTGGAGCAAGTTTGAAGGTATCTGCCAGGAGCTCAGCAGACAGGCTAGTGCATGCATCGGAAGCAGTCTTTCTGGTGCCCAGATCTATATTCTAACTGGAACCGGTGTGTCTACCATCCGACCTTCCACTGAACTAGAAAAGCTGTACGATGAGAGAAACATTGATGGCTCCAACTTGTCCAAGCTCATGTTCACTATTGATCGGTTCACTCAACAGCTGACAAACCGAGCTCGACGAAATATTGTATCGTtcatggaggaggacatcCTGGCTCTGCCCCACTACTCTCAGGGCAACCGAATGGCCGACATGATGAACGtgctcatcaaggaggtgccCAAACTGGCGTacaagaagctgtttgacTCGTTCAACGGCGTATACAACCTTCTCGATACCTTTGACGACCTGGCTGCCGTAATGGATACGTCTAGAGGCTCCATTGATACAGCCTATGTTATGTGTCTTGATGCTTTGGTCTCTCTTTTGCTCATTTACAACCGAGACGGAGATGAAACCGGTCTGGACAAGAACAGAGTCGTTCGCGTGTTTGTGCGGTTCATGAACCACTTTAGAACATTCACAATTGCCCGAGAGTGTGCATTTCAACAGGGCGAGCGATACGGCACTCTGGACAACTTTTCGGAGACCAGGTTTTTCGAGGTGCTGGCTCGACTACCTGCTGATCGAGCAGCCAAGCTCACACGGTTCCTCAACACTGACCGACCTTCTCGGTTTGTTAAGGGTCTGATTCTGCTCCGTATGGGTGAGTCCCGAAAGGCCAAGCGATGTTTCTTTGAGGGAGAGTTCCCCTCCGACGATACACTGAGCCACTTTGGTCTGCCAGCTCGAGGACAAGACTCatactacgagtacacgAGCAAGGTGATTGCGGGTCTTGGATTCAACGAGCTCGCCGTCATTTTTGCATCCAGAGTAACAAACCCAGACACAGCCTgtctcatcaacaagttCCGATACGCCTTGGCTGCCCGAAACTACGACGTCGCATACTACACTGCCATTGCTGAGCTCAAGCATAAGGACAATGTGGCCGAGCTGATCCTGGACATGGCCAAGCATCAGCCCCTGAGGCTGCTCACCTACCCCTTCACATCCTACCATCCTCTGGTGGATGCAATTCTGgcctcgtccagcttgcccaacaagtacaaactGTTGTACGCCTGGAGAGTTTCTCGGGAGGACCTCAAGGGAGCTGCCTGTGCTCTGTACGAGCAGCTACTGACAGTCAAGCAGGGTATTGACCAAGGAATgtctgagaagaagacgtaTGTGGCCGAGCTCTACTCCAGCATTCTCAACgttctggctcttcagGGCAAGGACGATGCCTGGTTTGTTTCGAATGGAAAGGTTCACACTCTGCAGGATGTTGAGAACGAACATAGCCAGTGGTTGGCAGGTATGGTTCGGGAGATGAAGTTGGTGTTGAGGTAG
- a CDS encoding uncharacterized protein (Compare to YALI0D08316g, ancestral locus Anc_3.507, weakly similar to uniprot|Q8FDQ2 Escherichia coli Hypothetical protein yrbH): protein MMFDTFSPITPPSEAAPNAVLASAQTVLRAQAATIAHITDLYDTDPEVQQQFAKGIQYLHNAVVGGNKVVLTGMGKSHKIACKLSATMNSLGMHATPLHPTEALHGDLGIVKPGDVVVMITASGNTPELKQLLPHLDATLLTLTCEPNSSLGHLSHAVFACPVPDSHKEKNIYGMAAPTTSTTACLVVGDSICIALCESLQLDKAERNRTFGRNHPGGVIGEAFKNELPPVQSVCSYSTSSHNEMLLLRTTSGNQWVVVDNTWLVPTRNILGLIDAGFTDQMETQIRLEELEKVDQSRLAGVPPGQRVVVVKEDEIVGVYER, encoded by the coding sequence ATGATGTTCGACACCTTCTCCCCCATCACCCCACCCAGCGAGGCTGCACCCAACGCCGTCCTGGCCTCGGCACAAACCGTTCTTCGAGCACAGGCTGCCACTATAGCCCACATCACCGACCTCTACGATACAGACCCCGAGGTGCAACAGCAGTTCGCCAAGGGCATCCAATACCTGCACAATGCCGTGGTGGGCGGAAACAAGGTAGTCCTGACGGGAATGGGCAAGAGCCACAAGATCGCATGCAAGCTCTCGGCCACCATGAACTCGTTGGGCATGCATGCCACTCCCTTGCACCCTACAGAGGCCCTTCATGGTGACCTGGGCATTGTCAAGCCCGGAGacgtggtggtgatgatcaCCGCCTCAGGAAACACCCCcgagctcaaacagctACTGCCGCACCTCGACGCTACACTGCTGACTCTCACCTGTGAGCCCAACTCGTCTCTAGGCCACCTGTCACATGCCGTCTTCGCCTGTCCCGTTCCGGATTCCCACAAGGAAAAGAACATTTACGGAATGGCCGCACCCACAACTTCGACTACGGCATGTCTTGTGGTCGGAGACTCCATTTGCATCGCTCTTTGTGAGTCTCTCCAGCTGGACAAGGCCGAGCGAAACCGAACCTTTGGCCGTAACCACCCCGGAGGAGTTATTGGAGAGGCTTTCAAAAACGAGCTCCCTCCCGTGCAGTCCGTCTGCTCCTACTCCACCAGCTCACACAACGAAATGTTACTGCTGAGAACCACCAGCGGCAACCAGTGGGTCGTGGTCGACAACACCTGGCTCGTGCCTACCCGCAACATTCTGGGATTGATTGATGCAGGTTTCACAGACCAGATGGAAACGCAGATCCGGCTCGAAGAGCTCGAAAAGGTGGACCAGAGCCGTCTGGCAGGAGTCCCTCCCGGTCAGCGGGTCGTGGTagtcaaggaggacgaaaTCGTTGGTGTTTACGAGAGGTAA
- a CDS encoding uncharacterized protein (Compare to YALI0D08338g, similar to uniprot|O59907 Neurospora crassa Annexin XIV), which yields MSYNQGYNQGGYNQGPPQGYNQGGYNQGPPPQSYNQPPQGYNQGPPQHGGYNQGGYNQGGYNQGPPQHGGYNQGPPQHGGYNQGPPQHGGYNQGPPQHQQGGYQQGGYGGAPPPQHGGYGGAPPPQQFNQGPPPQHNPPYDPSNDASVLYHAMKGWGTDEKKLIQVMGSLKAYQVAPLNNFYRQKYGKTLQKHLTSETSGDFQFALEALCYTPPEFDAFCVHHAVRGLGTKENWLDEILLCRSNYEMQQIKNAYQFLFKKDMVQDVLSDLSFKTKQMFEIVLNRQDINRPVDPNRVQQDVYELHKAFKGLGTDEVQVMGILCNRSQAEVAAINAQFHATYAKRLVHALESEFSGHMENALTFIVKYSTDKYQCQAEYLEKAMAGPGTDERALTNRIVRLHWDQQGKPQVMRAYQNVYKRDLVSRVKGETSGDYERLLVALLQN from the coding sequence atGAGCTACAATCAAGGATACAACCAGGGGGGCTACAATCAGGGACCCCCTCAGGGCTACAACCAAGGAGGATACAACCAAGGCCCTCCTCCCCAAAGTTATAACCAGCCTCCCCAGGGCTACAATCAGGGCCCTCCTCAGCATGGAGGATACAATCAGGGCGGTTACAACCAGGGAGGGTATAACCAAGGGCCTCCTCAGCACGGAGGGTACAACCAGGGACCTCCTCAGCATGGAGGATACAACCAGGGACCTCCCCAGCATGGAGGATACAACCAGGGACCTCCTCAGCATCAGCAGGGTGGATACCAGCAGGGAGGCTACGGTGGAGCCCCCCCTCCTCAACATGGAGGCTATGGTggtgctcctcctccccagcAGTTCAACCAGGGACCCCCTCCCCAGCATAACCCTCCCTATGATCCCTCTAATGACGCCTCTGTGCTCTACCATGCCATGAAGGGCTGGGGTACCgatgagaagaagctgatCCAGGTTATGGGTTCTCTCAAGGCCTACCAGGTGGCTCCTCTCAACAACTTTTATCGACAAAAGTACGGCAAGACGCTACAGAAGCACTTGACATCGGAAACCAGTGGCGACTTCCAGTTTGCCCTCGAGGCTCTCTGCTACACTCCCCCAGAGTTTGACGCCTTTTGTGTGCACCACGCTGTCCGGGGACTGGGGACCAAGGAGAACTGGCTCGACGAGATTCTGTTGTGCCGATCCAACTACGAAATGCAGCAGATCAAAAACGCATACCAGTTCCtcttcaagaaggacatggTCCAGGACGTGCTCAGCGACCTCTCGTTCAAGACCAAGCAGATGTTTGAGATTGTGCTCAACCGACAGGACATCAACCGACCCGTGGACCCCAATCGAGTTCAGCAGGACGTCTACGAGCTGCACAAGGCCTTCAAGGGATTGGGTACTGATGAGGTCCAGGTCATGGGAATTCTCTGCAACCGAAGCCAGGCAGAGGTGGCAGCCATCAACGCCCAGTTCCACGCCACCTACGCTAAGCGACTGGTACATGCCCTGGAGTCCGAGTTCTCGGGCCACATGGAGAACGCTCTGACCTTCATTGTCAAGTACTCTACAGACAAGTACCAGTGTCAGGCTGAGTacttggagaaggccaTGGCGGGCCCTGGGACCGATGAGCGTGCTCTTACTAACCGAATCGTGCGTCTCCACTGGGACCAGCAGGGCAAGCCCCAGGTGATGCGTGCCTACCAGAACGTGTACAAACGAGATCTGGTTTCTCGAGTCAAGGGCGAGACCTCTGGTGATTACGAGCGACTGCTGGTTGCTCTTCTGCAGAATTAA